AGCGGCAGTGCTGATTTTCTGTGTCTTCTAAGATTGCTCCAATTGTAATTGCTCTTCTTTCTCTAGACCATTTTCTTTGATGCTCTGTAACACACACTTACTACTTTTAACCTTAACAATAGATTTAGCAAAGCTTGGTACACCCAATTTACACCTTGGGAATATACACCGAAAGGTTCATCTGGCATGCAGCTTGTGACAAAACCAGGCGCATCAATGAGTGACACTTGcaagaaagtgatttttatttgtgTAATTGTGGCAAGCTGCAAAATTCTGGTACGCGAGAAAAATGGTATAAAACCGATTTAAAACTAAATGAAAAGGAAGCTTAACTGATGAGATATGTGGTCTGCAAACAAAATAGCCTACGCTGATCATTTGAGTCAGATTACTTCTCTAGGAATATTTCTTCTCACCTAATAAATCTaggtagaaaaataaaagacacagGAACAACAGCAGAAAATTGCATAATCACTACAGTTGGATCAGAGCACATAATTTTGAGCacatacttttctttaaaagtattgAAAAGTCTGTAAAGATTTAAAAAGATCAACCTGATTTTGTATTGATATTTACCTTGCGGCACAAAATAATTATGTAGCATTTTTGCCTGTAACTGTTAAACGTTGCTGCATTCGTTGTTCCATAACGTTCTCGCGTTTTTCATCCAAAATGCTTTACGTAATGTTACAACAAAGGTTCCTGGACTAGAGTGAGATGCAGCCATATCTAAACACAACAGCCATTCCACTATAGTAACCCCATAAAGCCTTTATGGGATGAAAGTGAAACTAGTGCAAATTTAGTTAAAACTGCATTAAACAGCAGTAGGTTAAATAAATGTCATAAATGACCCACCAACCTGTGTGCTTCAAGTAAAGTTAATTATTTATAAGATCAGTGATAGCAGAAGATGCTTTCTCGGGTTGAAAGTTGAATATATACTTACCAGTAGTGTTAGCTTGCACTGTTTTCCTCATCCATTCATAAGAGCTGTGCCTTTGGCTGTTGGGAGAGATTTGCTGTGTATTAATTGTATCTACAGGAGGTAACCCCCCAGATCCAGCAGGATGGAGGGAGCTGTAATCAGCAGAACTGTAGGAGACCTGTCCAGGAGGCGAGCCATTGATCTGTGCAGCAGCAACCGTGCTGGAAGGTCCTGGGCCGTAAGCGTTCCAGTCCTCCCTCTGTGGGCCATAGTGAGATCCCCAGGTTCCCGCAGGCTGTCCATGGGTGTCCAGGGTCGGCACATGATGATATCCCATGTAATCTGAATAGGGTGGAGTAGACACAAAGTTTTGCACTGGCAGGTTGTTGCTGCTGCACCTTGCAGATCCTGGATACATGCTGGTTTCTTTATCCAAGAGAGAGCTCACATACATGATTGTCACAGATTGTAAATATGTTGTCACAACATCTTGTTCTTCCGCATTTTCTTTCGCTGCTTAAAAAGAATtgtgtttgattttctttaataATGCCACTCTGCTTGGAATCTTCTACTTCATCCTCTTTTATT
The Calonectris borealis chromosome 13, bCalBor7.hap1.2, whole genome shotgun sequence genome window above contains:
- the LOC142087525 gene encoding homeobox protein CDX-4-like; translated protein: MYVSSLLDKETSMYPGSARCSSNNLPVQNFVSTPPYSDYMGYHHVPTLDTHGQPAGTWGSHYGPQREDWNAYGPGPSSTVAAAQINGSPPGQVSYSSADYSSLHPAGSGGLPPVDTINTQQISPNSQRHSSYEWMRKTVQANTTGKTRTKEKYRVVYTDHQRLELEKEFHCNRYITIRRKSELAANLGLSERQVKIWFQNRRAKERKIIKKKISQFDGSGGSVQSDSGSLSPNEISSSLFPPPHGINGLQPNDIHQVIVSE